Part of the Thermus aquaticus genome, ACCAGGGTCTCCGGGGGGGCAAGCCGCTGGAGGAAGGTCCGGAAGGCGATCCGGGCCACGGAAACCCCCGCCCCCGAGACCAAAGACCCGAGGAGGAGGTGGGGGTAAGGGAGGAGGCCGTTCCCCAGGTTGCCCAGGCCCAGGAGGCCAAGCCCCCCGAGGAGGCCAAGGACCGGGGGGAGGGAGACGCGGGTAAGGGCCTGGGCCACAAGGAAGCCCCCCAGGCTAAAGCCCGCCCAGGCGATACCTAGCCCCTCGGGCCGCTTGAGGTCGTGGAAGAGAAGAGCGGTGAGGACCCCGCCCCCCGTGAGGGCCAGGGCAGGGAGAAGGGCAGGTAGAGCAACGGGGAGGAGAACACCCAAGGGTACACCCCCAAAGGCCTTCCGCCTCCCTTCGGAAGGGCCTAGGGGAGGAGGGGCCTTCAGGCCCAGGAGGAGGACCAGGGCCACCCCCAGAGGAAGGGCGAAGAGGGGAAGGGCGTAGGGCCCCAGGCGGTCCACGGCAAAGCCCCCTATGAGGGGGGCCAGGACCAGGCCCAAGGTATTGGCCATTTCCCAGCGGGCGTTGGCCTGGGACAGGGCCTCCTTAGGGAAGAGGCGGGGCAGGGCGCTTCCCAGTAAAACGCCGTAGATGGCCAGAGCAGCCGTAAGGAAGAGGAAGAGGGCGAGCAAGGCGGCGTAAAGGAGAAGAAAGGTGCTAAGGCCAGGGCTTCCCAGGGCGAGGAGGGCCGCTACCCCAAGGCCAAAGGCGAGGAGGCGGAGCACCATTTGGGGCCTGGTCTCAAGCCAGGATTGGAGGAGAAAGGGGGTCAGGATGCTCGCTAAGGCTTGAACCAGGGTGAGGACCGAAGTTTGTAGCCCCGAGGCTCCCGCTTCCAGGAACCGCCATAGGCCCGCCACCACCAGGCCCTGGCCGGTCAGGGTTAGAAGGAAGGCGAGGAGGAAGAAGGAGAAGGTACCCGAGGGCGGAGTTAAATCCTTAGCCATGCTGGGACGCTGAGCCATCAGCTAGAGGGATTTCGCTGGTGTAATTGGGGATAGTCCGAATGTCCACGGCATCAAAGAAGTTCGGTTGAACAGGTATTTTCCGTAGCTCTTGCAGTAGAGGCGAATTCTCCCAAATGTCGGCTAAAGTGCTCGTTAGAAGGTTGCCGAAGAACGAATACCTGGGCCGCCACTCACGCAATTTGGCAGAAACGTAGACATTACCCCTCGGATCTACGCGAAGAGCACGATTACCCCTAGAGGTAAGCCATATCTGATCGCGGGCCGGGTTTTCCGATCTAAGTTCTCTAGAAAGCTTATACCACAGCCTTTGGTGGGGCTTAATCGCACCTAATCTAACCATGTCCATGTATTCCCCTACAGCGAAGTCCCACTCTTCCTGGCTAAGAACGAGATGATTCAAGCTTGCCCCGCGCCCTGCGGGATACATGGGCGCAATCCCATACATAGCGTTGTTTTGTGTTGCGATTTCACCTATCTTTCTAATCTCAGTGTAGTTCTTCTTGTGAACTACCGTGAAGACAGCCAGAGGGATACCGGCTTTGGCAATGAGACTTATCTGCCGCAAGGTAGTCTTAAATCCCCCCTTACCCCGAAGCAAATCGTGGCTATCCGGACTAGATCCGTCTAAAGTGGTACCCACGAAGTTCAGATTTTTTGTGGACGCAATCTTATCTAAGTCGCTATCTCGCAACACGGACAAGTCGGTGTTAACTTGAACGCTAAACCCTAGCTCGTCCGCTAGGCGGATGATCTCCAATCCATCTGGCCTACTCAGTGGATCACCTCCTGTGAATTCAAGGTAGAAGACCCCTTCCTTTCTTATGGAATCCAAGATATATCCCCACTCATCGAAAGTCAGCTCTTCCCGAAGAGGTATTTTGGGTTCAGGGCCGGATTCGTATGCACAGTATGCACAACGCCTATAGCACCTATTCGTGAGCTCGATTTCCATGGATAGAGGCCTATAGTACCGGTCATCGGAGAAGTGTTGATCGTCTAGGAACAAAGCTTTAGATTCCAGCCCTTCTTGAGAAGGGCGAAGGTATCCCTCGGCAATCAAGTAAAGGATTAAATGCCCCGCTGCCTCTACAAATCCCTTGGTAATTTCACTTAAGCCTCCTTCTTTGAGAACTTGCTTGAGGGCCAGCGATGGCCTAGTAGCAACTACAAAGGATCTAACAAGGTCGAAGGCTTCCTGATTGAGAAAAATGCCCCTCTTAAAGCCGTAGAGTATTCCCCCGAACCGCTCTCTGCGTAGGACAACGCTAGCGTCGCTGGCAAGGACAAGGGGCACGTCTTCGACCCAAAGCCTTTCGTATTCCGAGCCTAATCCTTCTTCGAGGTCCTCCTCGTAAGCCAATATAAAATTGCCTGTATCAATGGCAACCATCAGGAAATCATGCTGCTGGCCTACGACCTTTGGAAGTTGTAAACCCCTCTCGTGCATTTCTTCCACCCCCTTACGGGTTAGCCCCAGGGTAGCAGGGGGGAGGTTACGTCCAGGTTACGTGGAAGCTCTTCCCAACGATGGCCCCTGCGTAACCTCGCGTAACCTTGGACTCCCCGCGTAACCTCCCCCTTGGCACCCTGGAAGCATGAGGCACAGGTGGCCTTGGGTTCTCCTCGTGGGATGGCTTCTCCTGGCCCTTCTAAGAGGCCCTGGTCCCGCCCCTTCCCTGGCCTGCTGGAGTCCCGACTGCTTCCCTCCCGGTTCACACCCCGTACTCCTGGCGAAGCCGCTCCACCCGGGCCCGGGCGATGGGGTAGCGGGGATCCTCGGGGGATAGCCCCTCCAGGAGGGCCTCCCAAACCTCCAGGTCCTCCCCCAAGCGCTCTGCGAGGAGGAAGAGGGCCTCCTGGTCCCCCGAGGCCAGCACCGCCCGGCGCAGGGTCTCCTCCAGTTCTAGGCGGAGCGCCTCCACCCCCGGGGCCTGGCTCCAGGGGAGGAGGGGGCCCTGGTAAAGGGCAAGGGCCTGTTCCAGGTCTCTCCCGGAAAGGGCCCTGAGAAAGGCCAAAAGGTCCGAGGGAGGAGGGTCTTCCAGACGGTAGGGGGCGCAGGAGATCCGGAAGCCCTTGGCCCGCAGGCGGTGGAGGAGGGTCTTCAAGGCCCCTAGGTTGGGTTCCCCGTAGAGGGCCTCCGCCAGGGCTTCTCCCGATATGCCCTTCTCGTGGGCAAGGAGGAGGGCCAGCGCCTCCGTGCCCCTAGGCCCTAAGGAGGGTAGGGGACCTCCGTCAAGGAGGCGGAGGGAGGTCTCCTCCCCTCGGCCCAGCAGGAAGGCCCGGGCCTCGGGGCGGAGGGCGGGGGCCAGGCGGGGGGCCAGTGGGGCCTCTACCTCCGCCCCCAGGGCCCTGAGGCGGGCCTCGGCCAGGAGGGCGTAGAGGGCCCCGTCCTCCCGGAGGAGGCCGTGGGCGGAGAGGAGGAGATCCCTGGCCGCCTCCCCCCCTTCCAGGAGCCCCTGGGCCAGGAGGAGGAAGCCCTGGGACCACCCCGCCTGGGGGCCGACCTGGGCCGCTTCCAGGAGGAGCCGGGCCCTAAGGGGTTCCAGGGCCAAGGCCCCAAGGACCAGGAAGCTCGGGAGGCTGCCCGGGCCCAGGAGGGGAAGGAGGCCCTGGAGGAGGGTCCGGGCCCGCCGGGGCTGGCCCCGGAGGAGGTGGGCCAGGGCCAGGGTGT contains:
- a CDS encoding radical SAM protein, which codes for MHERGLQLPKVVGQQHDFLMVAIDTGNFILAYEEDLEEGLGSEYERLWVEDVPLVLASDASVVLRRERFGGILYGFKRGIFLNQEAFDLVRSFVVATRPSLALKQVLKEGGLSEITKGFVEAAGHLILYLIAEGYLRPSQEGLESKALFLDDQHFSDDRYYRPLSMEIELTNRCYRRCAYCAYESGPEPKIPLREELTFDEWGYILDSIRKEGVFYLEFTGGDPLSRPDGLEIIRLADELGFSVQVNTDLSVLRDSDLDKIASTKNLNFVGTTLDGSSPDSHDLLRGKGGFKTTLRQISLIAKAGIPLAVFTVVHKKNYTEIRKIGEIATQNNAMYGIAPMYPAGRGASLNHLVLSQEEWDFAVGEYMDMVRLGAIKPHQRLWYKLSRELRSENPARDQIWLTSRGNRALRVDPRGNVYVSAKLREWRPRYSFFGNLLTSTLADIWENSPLLQELRKIPVQPNFFDAVDIRTIPNYTSEIPLADGSASQHG
- a CDS encoding MFS transporter — encoded protein: MAKDLTPPSGTFSFFLLAFLLTLTGQGLVVAGLWRFLEAGASGLQTSVLTLVQALASILTPFLLQSWLETRPQMVLRLLAFGLGVAALLALGSPGLSTFLLLYAALLALFLFLTAALAIYGVLLGSALPRLFPKEALSQANARWEMANTLGLVLAPLIGGFAVDRLGPYALPLFALPLGVALVLLLGLKAPPPLGPSEGRRKAFGGVPLGVLLPVALPALLPALALTGGGVLTALLFHDLKRPEGLGIAWAGFSLGGFLVAQALTRVSLPPVLGLLGGLGLLGLGNLGNGLLPYPHLLLGSLVSGAGVSVARIAFRTFLQRLAPPETLVGLFAYVNVLTQTARVLGSPLGGGLGDLLGPRGAFVAFGSVFLLASLLFPPLLRLSQRVLSPRGDAEGRG